A section of the Roseovarius sp. W115 genome encodes:
- a CDS encoding GcvT family protein produces the protein MKTHAQAVVIGGGVIGCSVLYHLTKLGWSDVVLLERDELTSGSTWHAAANIHGLHDSANISRLQHYTMNLYNSLEEETGQSCGVFQPGSLYLAQTENREHQLKLQAAKAQLYGMNFHEISREEAEEKHPLVNFDGIRCIMWEPDGGNVDPSGVTNAYAVGARQRGAEIHRFTPVTATTQKPDGSWIVETPNGNIETEWVINCAGLWGREVAALAGIEVPLQPTEHQYFVTETIAEIDGMDRRLPSVADRDGEYYLRQEGKGLLIGAYEKDMKFWAEAGTPLDFAHDLFADDLDRIMENVMRAMDRVPVAAEAGIKRVINGPMIWSPDSNVILGPVPELKNYFMVGGIIPGFSQSAGMGLMVSQWIVEGEMQYDMFPWDIARFGLWANDKDFVKAKVEDVYAHRFAIHYPNEERAAGRPVRTRPIYALQKEMGAVFGLNYGWEHPQWFADAPGVEDTNGFTRQNWWGPVGEECKMLRDRAGIIDISNFAKYHVKGPGAEDWLNAVFANRMPKSVGRSCLTPLIGVRGGIAGDATVTRVAEDEFWVISSGMAERYHKRFFDMVPLPEGTTFESHTEAMCGFNVAGPSSRDMLQRMTNHSLATEDMPFMRSAMIDLAGVRCLALRVSFTGDLGWELHCKTEDQEKLYRALLEVGKEFGAGPVGGRALMSMRVEKGYGSWSREYSPEYFPHEVGFAPLCKMDKEFLHKEATAKVMSEPTREELVLIHIDEDAVNASNADATGGEPIRDSKGNPVGRVTSGTYGYTVGMSLALGYVKSGTVKAGDDVEVMVLGQPHKARILHEPPFDPKGEKLRA, from the coding sequence ATGAAGACCCATGCTCAGGCAGTTGTTATCGGGGGCGGCGTGATTGGCTGCTCGGTGCTGTATCACCTTACGAAACTGGGCTGGTCGGATGTGGTTCTGCTTGAACGCGATGAACTGACATCAGGATCGACCTGGCACGCGGCAGCCAACATTCATGGGTTGCATGACAGCGCCAACATCTCCCGCCTGCAGCATTACACGATGAACCTTTACAATTCGCTGGAGGAAGAGACCGGTCAAAGCTGTGGCGTGTTCCAGCCTGGTTCGCTCTACCTGGCGCAGACGGAAAACCGTGAGCATCAGCTCAAGCTGCAGGCCGCCAAAGCGCAGCTATACGGCATGAACTTCCACGAGATCAGCCGCGAAGAGGCTGAGGAAAAGCACCCGCTGGTCAATTTCGACGGTATCCGTTGCATCATGTGGGAGCCGGATGGTGGCAATGTGGACCCTTCGGGTGTGACCAATGCCTATGCCGTGGGGGCGCGGCAGCGTGGGGCGGAAATTCATCGCTTTACACCTGTTACAGCGACCACGCAAAAGCCGGATGGTAGCTGGATCGTCGAGACGCCGAATGGCAATATCGAGACCGAATGGGTGATCAACTGCGCCGGGCTTTGGGGGCGCGAAGTGGCCGCACTGGCGGGCATTGAGGTGCCGCTGCAGCCCACAGAACACCAGTATTTCGTGACTGAGACGATTGCCGAGATTGACGGCATGGATCGTCGTCTGCCGTCTGTGGCAGACCGCGATGGGGAATATTACCTGCGTCAGGAAGGCAAGGGCCTTTTGATTGGGGCCTACGAGAAAGACATGAAATTCTGGGCCGAAGCCGGCACACCGCTTGATTTTGCCCATGATCTGTTTGCCGATGATCTCGACCGGATTATGGAGAACGTGATGCGCGCCATGGACCGCGTGCCAGTGGCGGCTGAGGCGGGGATCAAGCGGGTGATTAACGGCCCAATGATCTGGTCCCCCGACAGCAATGTGATCCTTGGACCTGTACCGGAGTTGAAGAACTACTTCATGGTCGGCGGCATCATTCCTGGGTTCAGCCAATCGGCAGGCATGGGCCTGATGGTCAGTCAGTGGATCGTCGAAGGTGAGATGCAATATGACATGTTCCCCTGGGACATCGCGCGCTTCGGGCTCTGGGCCAATGACAAGGATTTTGTGAAAGCCAAGGTGGAGGATGTCTATGCGCATCGCTTTGCCATCCATTATCCCAACGAGGAACGCGCGGCGGGCCGGCCTGTGCGCACGCGGCCCATCTACGCCTTGCAAAAGGAAATGGGCGCGGTCTTTGGCCTCAACTACGGCTGGGAGCATCCGCAATGGTTTGCTGATGCACCAGGGGTCGAGGACACGAACGGGTTCACCCGCCAGAACTGGTGGGGACCTGTGGGTGAGGAATGCAAGATGCTGCGCGACCGCGCAGGTATCATTGATATCTCGAACTTCGCAAAATATCACGTGAAGGGGCCGGGGGCCGAGGATTGGCTGAATGCCGTCTTTGCCAACCGGATGCCAAAATCCGTAGGTCGGTCCTGCCTGACGCCGTTGATCGGCGTGCGCGGCGGGATTGCGGGGGATGCCACTGTGACCCGCGTGGCCGAAGACGAGTTCTGGGTGATCTCGTCCGGTATGGCTGAACGCTATCACAAGCGCTTTTTCGACATGGTGCCATTGCCAGAAGGCACGACATTTGAAAGCCACACCGAGGCGATGTGCGGGTTTAACGTGGCAGGCCCCAGTTCACGCGACATGCTGCAACGCATGACCAACCATTCGCTGGCGACTGAGGACATGCCGTTCATGCGTTCGGCGATGATTGATCTGGCTGGTGTGCGGTGTCTGGCCCTTCGTGTGAGCTTCACCGGCGATCTGGGCTGGGAATTGCACTGCAAGACGGAAGATCAGGAAAAACTCTACCGCGCGCTTCTGGAGGTCGGCAAAGAGTTTGGCGCAGGGCCCGTGGGCGGCCGCGCCCTGATGTCGATGCGCGTAGAGAAGGGCTATGGCTCATGGTCCCGCGAATACAGCCCGGAGTATTTCCCGCATGAGGTGGGTTTTGCGCCGCTCTGCAAGATGGACAAGGAGTTTCTGCACAAAGAGGCCACGGCCAAGGTCATGTCTGAGCCCACACGCGAAGAGCTTGTGCTCATTCATATTGACGAAGACGCGGTCAACGCCTCGAACGCTGATGCCACGGGCGGCGAACCCATCCGGGATTCCAAGGGCAACCCGGTGGGGCGCGTGACCTCGGGGACCTATGGTTACACGGTGGGTATGAGCCTGGCGCTTGGCTATGTGAAATCCGGCACGGTGAAGGCAGGGGATGACGTGGAGGTCATGGTTCTGGGGCAGCCACATAAGGCGCGTATCCTGCATGAGCCGCCGTTTGATCCCAAGGGCGAAAAACTGCGCGCGTGA
- a CDS encoding GcvT family protein yields the protein MKTTTRVAVIGGGVVGCSVLYHLTKLGWSDVTLIERSELTSGSTWHAAGGFHTLNGDTNMAVLQGYTIKLYKELEEITGMSCGLHHVGGVTLADNKDRFDMLLAERAKHRYMGLETEIVGPDEIRKIAPITNTDGILGALYDPLDGHLDPSGTTHAYAKAARLGGATILTNCKVIETNQNPDGSWDVVTERGTIHAEHVVNAGGLWAREVGAMAGIYVPIYPMEHQYLVTEEVPEIAEIIDAGEEHPHVMDPAGESYLRQEGRGLCIGFYEQPCRAWSVDGTPWEFGHELLPDDFDKIEQSIDFAYKRFPCLERAGVKSVIHGPFTFAPDGNPLVGPVPGLRNYWSACGVMAGFSQGGGVGLVLAQWMVEGECERDVSAMDVARYGDWITPGYTLPKVIENYQKRFSVSYPNEELPAARPFRQTPMYDVFDAMGAVWGHQYGLEVVNYFAQGDEPRFETPSFRRSNAWEATAREVKAVRQGVGINEVHNFGKYLVTGVNAREWLDRIMAGRIPKPGRISLTPMLSHKGRLIGDFTVSCLSDTAFQLTASYGSQAYHMRWFQMNEAEGVELENISDRLNGFQIAGPKARDLLQSCTRMDISTMRFMDVRHVTVGMVDCLVQRVSYTGDLGYEIYCDPMAQRALWAVLWEAGQSVGIKPFGMRAMMSLRLDRFFGSWLSEFSPDYTPAETGMDRFVSFTKNSDFIGRAAVEAERASGSARTLVPFEVAALDADVHAYEPVWINGKVQGFCTSGGYSHHADKSIALALIPTELAKPGLQAEIEILGEMRPAQLISEPYFDPEGTRMRG from the coding sequence ATGAAAACCACCACGCGTGTGGCCGTGATCGGCGGCGGAGTTGTCGGGTGCAGTGTGCTCTATCACCTGACCAAGCTGGGTTGGTCGGATGTGACGCTGATTGAGCGCTCAGAACTGACTTCGGGGTCCACATGGCACGCGGCGGGCGGTTTTCACACCCTGAACGGCGACACGAATATGGCCGTACTACAGGGCTATACGATCAAACTTTACAAGGAGTTAGAGGAAATCACCGGCATGTCCTGCGGGCTTCATCACGTGGGCGGCGTGACGCTGGCGGACAACAAGGACCGGTTCGACATGCTGCTCGCCGAGCGGGCCAAGCACCGCTATATGGGGCTTGAGACCGAGATTGTCGGCCCCGACGAGATTCGCAAAATTGCACCGATTACAAACACCGACGGCATTCTGGGCGCACTCTATGATCCGCTCGACGGCCACCTTGATCCTTCCGGCACCACGCATGCCTACGCCAAGGCCGCGCGCTTAGGGGGTGCGACGATCCTGACCAACTGTAAGGTCATAGAAACAAACCAGAATCCTGATGGCTCCTGGGATGTTGTCACCGAACGCGGCACCATCCATGCCGAACATGTGGTGAATGCTGGCGGCCTCTGGGCGCGTGAAGTGGGGGCGATGGCGGGGATCTATGTGCCCATCTATCCGATGGAGCACCAGTATCTCGTCACCGAAGAAGTCCCTGAAATCGCTGAGATTATCGACGCGGGTGAAGAGCATCCCCACGTGATGGACCCCGCCGGGGAAAGTTACCTCCGGCAAGAAGGCCGCGGGCTTTGCATCGGGTTCTACGAACAGCCCTGCCGCGCGTGGTCAGTCGACGGCACGCCGTGGGAGTTTGGCCACGAACTCCTTCCCGATGACTTTGACAAGATCGAACAGTCCATTGATTTCGCTTACAAACGCTTCCCTTGTCTGGAGCGCGCGGGTGTGAAATCCGTCATCCACGGACCGTTCACTTTTGCCCCAGATGGCAACCCTTTGGTCGGCCCCGTTCCGGGCTTGCGCAATTACTGGTCCGCCTGCGGTGTCATGGCCGGTTTCAGCCAGGGCGGCGGTGTCGGCCTGGTGTTGGCTCAGTGGATGGTCGAGGGCGAATGTGAGCGCGACGTCTCGGCGATGGATGTGGCGCGTTACGGCGATTGGATCACGCCGGGCTACACCCTGCCCAAGGTGATCGAGAACTACCAGAAACGCTTTTCCGTTTCCTACCCGAACGAGGAACTCCCCGCCGCGCGCCCGTTCCGGCAGACGCCGATGTATGACGTGTTTGACGCCATGGGTGCTGTCTGGGGGCACCAATACGGGCTAGAGGTCGTGAACTACTTTGCCCAAGGCGATGAACCGCGGTTTGAAACACCCAGCTTCCGGCGTTCCAACGCGTGGGAGGCGACTGCCCGCGAGGTGAAGGCCGTCCGGCAAGGCGTTGGAATCAATGAGGTTCACAACTTTGGCAAGTATCTGGTGACGGGCGTTAACGCCCGCGAGTGGCTTGACCGGATCATGGCCGGGCGCATCCCAAAACCGGGGCGGATCAGCCTGACACCGATGTTGTCGCACAAGGGGCGTCTGATCGGGGATTTCACCGTCTCCTGTCTCAGCGATACCGCGTTTCAACTCACCGCCTCTTACGGCTCACAAGCCTACCACATGCGCTGGTTCCAGATGAACGAGGCAGAGGGTGTGGAGCTTGAGAACATCTCGGACCGGCTGAACGGGTTTCAGATTGCTGGCCCCAAGGCGCGCGATCTGCTGCAATCCTGTACGCGCATGGACATCTCAACCATGCGGTTCATGGATGTGCGGCATGTGACGGTCGGGATGGTCGATTGCCTGGTCCAGCGCGTCAGCTACACCGGCGATCTGGGATATGAAATCTACTGTGATCCCATGGCCCAACGGGCGTTATGGGCCGTGCTATGGGAGGCGGGTCAAAGCGTCGGCATCAAACCTTTTGGCATGCGCGCGATGATGTCGCTCAGGCTGGACCGGTTCTTTGGGTCTTGGCTTAGCGAATTCTCACCTGACTACACCCCCGCAGAAACCGGCATGGACCGGTTTGTCAGCTTCACCAAGAACAGTGATTTCATCGGCCGCGCTGCGGTTGAGGCGGAACGCGCCTCAGGGTCTGCGCGCACACTTGTGCCTTTTGAGGTCGCGGCACTGGACGCAGATGTGCATGCCTATGAACCCGTCTGGATCAATGGCAAGGTTCAGGGCTTCTGCACGTCAGGCGGCTATTCGCATCACGCCGATAAATCCATCGCACTGGCCTTGATCCCTACAGAGTTGGCCAAACCGGGGCTGCAGGCTGAAATCGAAATTCTGGGCGAAATGCGCCCGGCACAGTTGATTTCAGAGCCATACTTTGATCCCGAAGGCACACGCATGCGAGGCTGA
- a CDS encoding nucleotidyltransferase family protein, which yields MSLVCLVPAAGASTRMRGRDKLLEKIDGVPLLARQTSAVMTLGVPVLITLPAQSEDRVNALQPVRDDQVTLMNIADADEGLSASIRMGANWAMAQGATALMVALPDLPDVCAEDFATLHDTHRAHPDAVIRATTAEGQTGHPTVLPARLFGALARLTGDQGAKALLRNEPITPCPLPGKRAVTDLDTPEAWEAWRALRVAKSKQSQP from the coding sequence ATGAGCCTCGTTTGTCTTGTTCCTGCTGCCGGGGCGTCCACGCGTATGCGCGGGCGGGACAAGCTGCTGGAAAAGATTGACGGCGTACCGCTTCTGGCGCGGCAAACCTCTGCGGTGATGACGCTCGGGGTTCCGGTGCTGATCACCCTGCCTGCGCAGTCGGAAGACAGGGTTAACGCCCTGCAGCCCGTGCGCGATGATCAGGTAACCTTGATGAACATCGCCGACGCAGACGAGGGCCTCAGCGCGTCGATCCGCATGGGGGCCAACTGGGCCATGGCACAAGGGGCCACAGCATTGATGGTGGCCCTGCCCGATTTGCCAGATGTGTGCGCCGAGGATTTCGCAACCTTGCATGACACGCACCGGGCCCATCCCGACGCCGTCATTCGTGCCACAACAGCCGAAGGCCAGACGGGCCATCCAACTGTCTTACCGGCCCGGCTTTTCGGCGCCCTCGCGCGGCTCACAGGGGATCAAGGCGCCAAAGCTCTTTTGAGAAATGAGCCGATCACCCCCTGCCCTTTGCCTGGCAAACGCGCGGTCACAGATCTTGATACACCGGAAGCCTGGGAGGCCTGGCGCGCGTTACGTGTCGCCAAAAGCAAGCAATCCCAGCCGTAA
- a CDS encoding Hint domain-containing protein gives MPNNVNDPFAANLVGLWDFLSSDPDADTGLADGVAQDGEFEGDAFASGDALQTDGRGDYFDVNGGNDAAFNLSEGSVAVQFTQDAHVGTSDDTLVNRGEFNDRSSEGYFGINVSLEGAVNVRHVDGGEDVNVSTPDDFFSPGDTVKATYTWSETEGGRFFVENLTTGENYSQDIDTTGLTMDIGDNDDESWTFAAREKDDGRYDHFFNGSIDYVAVYNTDILGEPDGVVSGNDADNEIDADFLGDPQGDRVDNEDAILPGAAPNDDVIDALGGDDEVEAGEGNDVVFGGSGDDEVEGGAGDDIIFGDSSLSGPATEDGDDDLEGGAGDDQIFGEGGDDEIEGGDGNDLISGGDGEDELSGGADRDTFIDITAGDEIDGGETTTSGDPDDDFDTLDLTGAAEAENPGGSLRVTFTSADQEDGFVTFFDADGNETGEAEFSNIENVIPCFTPGMVIATPTGERLVEDLQVGDRVITRDNGLQEIRWIGQRDLTKQELRQAPHLKPVLIRAGSLGHGLPERDMLVSPQHRLLLASEKSSLYFEEREVLAAAKHLTHKAGVEVVEASSVSYVHFMFDRHEVVLSNGSWTESFQPGQQVLDGMGHAQRSEIFNLFPELQDHDGIEAYQAARKSLKHHEARLLVG, from the coding sequence ATGCCTAATAACGTCAATGACCCGTTTGCCGCAAACCTCGTTGGGTTGTGGGATTTTCTGTCTTCTGATCCGGATGCGGACACGGGCCTCGCTGATGGTGTGGCACAAGACGGCGAGTTCGAGGGCGATGCCTTCGCATCGGGGGATGCGCTCCAGACCGATGGTCGTGGAGACTACTTTGACGTAAACGGAGGCAATGACGCAGCCTTCAATCTCTCCGAAGGCAGCGTCGCGGTGCAGTTTACACAAGATGCACATGTCGGAACATCTGACGACACTCTTGTTAACCGCGGCGAATTCAACGACCGCAGCAGTGAAGGCTACTTCGGGATTAACGTGTCGCTCGAGGGTGCTGTGAACGTACGGCATGTCGACGGTGGCGAAGATGTGAATGTCAGCACGCCGGATGACTTTTTCTCTCCGGGAGATACGGTCAAGGCAACCTACACTTGGTCCGAGACCGAAGGCGGTCGGTTTTTTGTTGAAAACCTGACCACCGGCGAAAACTACTCTCAAGACATCGACACCACCGGTCTGACGATGGACATCGGCGACAATGACGACGAGTCCTGGACCTTTGCGGCCCGTGAAAAAGACGATGGTCGGTATGATCATTTCTTCAACGGCTCAATTGATTATGTCGCTGTTTATAATACCGATATTCTGGGAGAGCCGGATGGCGTCGTAAGCGGCAATGACGCCGACAATGAGATTGATGCCGACTTTCTTGGTGACCCGCAGGGAGATCGTGTTGACAATGAGGATGCGATCCTTCCGGGGGCAGCGCCCAATGATGACGTTATCGATGCGCTTGGCGGAGATGATGAGGTTGAGGCGGGTGAGGGCAACGATGTTGTCTTTGGCGGCTCCGGCGACGACGAAGTTGAGGGCGGTGCTGGCGATGACATCATCTTTGGCGACAGCTCCCTGTCCGGTCCCGCCACCGAAGATGGCGATGATGACCTTGAGGGCGGCGCCGGCGATGACCAAATCTTTGGCGAAGGCGGCGACGACGAGATCGAAGGTGGCGACGGCAATGACCTGATTTCCGGTGGCGATGGCGAGGATGAACTCTCCGGGGGCGCAGATCGTGACACGTTCATAGATATCACCGCCGGTGATGAAATCGACGGTGGGGAAACCACCACATCGGGCGATCCCGACGATGATTTTGATACACTTGACCTGACTGGTGCGGCCGAAGCGGAAAACCCGGGCGGCAGTCTTCGCGTGACATTCACGTCTGCGGATCAGGAAGATGGTTTCGTTACCTTCTTTGACGCAGATGGCAATGAAACCGGCGAGGCCGAATTCAGCAATATTGAAAATGTTATCCCCTGCTTCACACCCGGTATGGTAATTGCAACACCCACAGGTGAGCGGCTTGTGGAGGATTTGCAAGTGGGGGACCGCGTGATCACCCGCGACAATGGTTTGCAGGAAATTCGCTGGATCGGACAGCGTGATCTGACCAAGCAGGAACTGCGCCAGGCGCCGCATCTGAAACCTGTTCTTATTCGCGCAGGTTCGCTTGGGCACGGCTTGCCGGAACGCGATATGCTTGTGTCGCCGCAGCACCGCCTGCTGCTCGCCAGCGAGAAATCGTCGCTTTATTTCGAAGAGCGCGAGGTGCTCGCCGCCGCCAAACACCTAACCCACAAGGCGGGCGTTGAAGTGGTTGAGGCCAGCAGCGTGAGTTACGTGCATTTCATGTTCGACCGCCATGAGGTGGTTCTGTCCAACGGCTCCTGGACCGAAAGTTTCCAGCCAGGTCAACAGGTTCTGGATGGTATGGGTCATGCGCAGCGCAGCGAGATCTTTAATCTGTTCCCGGAGCTTCAGGATCACGACGGCATCGAGGCCTATCAGGCCGCGCGCAAGTCGCTAAAGCACCACGAGGCGCGGCTATTGGTGGGGTGA
- a CDS encoding glycosyltransferase family 2 protein gives MASKAMAVADKSMAQNQGKRTGSRGKQKLVSLVVPVFNEQQAIEPFLARIDDVFAPLAKTYTYEIVFVNDGSRDATEFAIRSRMLENPRLCLVNLSRNFGKEAALCAGIDHAKGDACIPMDVDLQDPPELIPEMLKHWEKGAKVVNARRSGRAEDTWLKRITAQGFYRIFNRLSEHAIPQDVGDFRLLDRQVVDVVRELGERVRFNKALFSWVGFETAEVTFERPKREHGTSAWSYWRLWNFALDGIFSSTTAPLRIWTYTGAILALMSFLYATTILLRTLIIGVDVPGYASTIILILLFGGLNLFAIGILGEYIGRIYSEVRERPLYVLRSVHSGKEKS, from the coding sequence ATGGCAAGCAAAGCGATGGCTGTCGCCGATAAAAGCATGGCGCAAAACCAGGGAAAACGCACCGGGTCTCGCGGCAAGCAAAAACTGGTTTCACTCGTTGTGCCGGTATTTAACGAACAACAAGCCATCGAGCCGTTTTTGGCCCGCATTGACGACGTATTCGCACCACTGGCCAAGACCTACACCTACGAAATCGTCTTCGTGAATGACGGCAGCCGAGACGCCACCGAGTTCGCAATCCGAAGCCGCATGCTCGAAAACCCGCGCCTCTGCCTCGTGAACCTGTCGCGCAACTTCGGCAAGGAAGCCGCGCTTTGCGCCGGGATCGACCATGCCAAAGGCGATGCCTGCATTCCGATGGATGTCGACCTGCAGGACCCGCCCGAGCTTATTCCTGAAATGCTCAAGCACTGGGAAAAAGGGGCGAAAGTGGTCAATGCACGCCGCAGCGGCAGGGCCGAAGATACTTGGCTTAAACGTATCACAGCCCAAGGGTTCTACCGCATCTTTAACCGGCTTTCAGAGCACGCAATTCCACAAGATGTCGGGGATTTTCGACTTCTCGATCGCCAGGTGGTCGATGTTGTACGCGAATTGGGCGAACGCGTCAGGTTTAACAAGGCACTTTTCAGCTGGGTCGGATTTGAAACAGCTGAGGTAACATTCGAACGCCCAAAACGCGAGCATGGCACGAGTGCATGGTCCTATTGGCGGTTATGGAATTTCGCACTCGATGGAATATTTTCCTCGACCACGGCCCCTCTGAGAATTTGGACCTATACCGGTGCCATTCTTGCTCTGATGTCCTTTTTGTATGCCACGACGATCTTACTGCGAACGCTGATCATTGGTGTGGACGTCCCTGGATATGCTTCAACGATCATTCTCATCCTGCTTTTTGGCGGGCTGAACCTTTTCGCCATAGGCATCCTTGGGGAATATATCGGGCGCATTTATTCCGAAGTTCGCGAACGTCCGCTCTATGTGCTGCGCTCAGTGCATAGCGGAAAGGAGAAATCATAA
- a CDS encoding class I SAM-dependent methyltransferase: MDRAVFDRMAEQEDVHWWFAARRQILTAVITRLVNLPTEARILEAGCGTGGNLQMLEAFGQVRAFELDADARRTAELKSSLAIAEGALPDAIPYKNERFDLIGLFDVLEHVEKDEASLASLKSRLAPEGRIVMTVPAFPWLWSRHDERHHHFRRYTKSHLAEVATAAGLKMEHGFYFNTALFPVAVAGRAAKAVVRSDRADDTLPNPLINAALRTVFGAERHLVGRVKMPVGLSLCAVLSSE; encoded by the coding sequence ATGGATCGCGCTGTATTTGACCGAATGGCAGAACAAGAAGACGTGCATTGGTGGTTTGCCGCCCGGCGTCAAATATTGACTGCAGTTATCACAAGGCTGGTGAATCTGCCGACGGAGGCACGTATTCTCGAAGCCGGCTGCGGCACGGGCGGCAATCTTCAAATGCTGGAGGCGTTTGGGCAAGTTCGTGCGTTTGAGCTTGATGCGGATGCAAGACGCACGGCTGAACTGAAGAGCTCTTTGGCAATTGCCGAAGGTGCGCTGCCCGACGCTATTCCCTACAAAAATGAACGCTTTGATCTGATTGGGCTTTTCGATGTCCTCGAACATGTTGAAAAAGACGAAGCTTCTCTGGCCTCCCTCAAGTCGCGTCTCGCACCTGAAGGCCGTATCGTGATGACCGTTCCAGCCTTTCCCTGGCTTTGGTCGCGTCATGACGAAAGGCATCACCATTTCCGCCGGTATACGAAATCGCATCTCGCAGAGGTTGCCACCGCTGCCGGGTTAAAAATGGAACATGGGTTTTACTTTAACACAGCTCTGTTCCCCGTGGCTGTCGCCGGGCGCGCCGCCAAGGCAGTTGTGCGGTCTGATCGTGCAGACGACACGCTTCCCAATCCGTTGATCAACGCCGCCCTGCGCACCGTGTTTGGCGCAGAACGGCATTTGGTTGGACGCGTCAAAATGCCTGTCGGATTGTCCCTCTGCGCAGTCTTGTCATCCGAGTGA
- a CDS encoding GtrA family protein, whose protein sequence is MIKQLSRFAGIGALATLLHVTVALIVAEGFGADPQLSNLTGFLTAVGFSYFGHGHFTFSTELKHRVHGTRFLSVSVLGLCVSSGLTYAITDIAGLPFLAAMGVVAVAVPLSTFVLCKLWVFHDPQRDGP, encoded by the coding sequence GTGATTAAGCAACTTTCAAGGTTTGCTGGCATCGGCGCACTCGCCACGCTTCTGCACGTTACGGTCGCTTTGATCGTGGCAGAAGGTTTTGGCGCAGATCCACAACTCTCAAACCTCACCGGTTTTTTGACAGCCGTCGGCTTTTCCTATTTCGGACATGGCCATTTCACCTTTTCCACCGAGTTAAAACATCGGGTTCACGGGACACGCTTTTTGTCGGTGTCTGTGCTGGGCCTCTGCGTTTCGAGTGGTTTAACCTATGCGATCACCGACATCGCGGGCTTGCCCTTCTTGGCAGCCATGGGCGTTGTTGCGGTCGCAGTTCCGCTCTCAACCTTTGTTCTTTGCAAGCTCTGGGTTTTTCACGACCCTCAGCGCGACGGGCCATAA